A stretch of the Bordetella genomosp. 8 genome encodes the following:
- a CDS encoding enoyl-CoA hydratase/isomerase family protein, whose translation MPQINHPAHTLLDTFDGFQVHVDAVRARADIVLERPPFNIISMPERDQLRLVFEALDADDRVRVIVLRAVGDHFSSGGDIKGFLEASPEHVSKLAWNIAAPARCAKPVIAANRGYCFGVGFEISLACDFRLVTDTTQYALPEQKLGQIPGSGGSARLQKMVGITRTKDVVMRSRRISGQQAYDWGIATEIVPNGELEAATDRLVAELVGFSPLAQRTAKKLLSDTEDASLSASIELEGHCYSRLRSSDDFREGVEAFHGKRAPTFRGS comes from the coding sequence ATGCCGCAAATCAACCATCCCGCCCACACGCTGCTCGATACGTTCGACGGCTTCCAGGTCCACGTCGACGCCGTCCGGGCACGTGCCGACATCGTGCTGGAGCGGCCGCCGTTCAACATCATCTCCATGCCCGAACGCGACCAGTTGCGGCTGGTATTCGAGGCCCTGGATGCCGACGACCGCGTGCGCGTCATCGTGCTGCGCGCCGTCGGCGATCATTTTTCCAGCGGCGGCGACATCAAGGGCTTCCTCGAAGCCTCGCCCGAGCACGTGTCCAAGCTGGCCTGGAACATCGCCGCGCCGGCCCGCTGCGCCAAGCCGGTGATCGCCGCCAACCGCGGCTACTGCTTCGGCGTCGGTTTCGAGATCTCCCTGGCCTGCGATTTCCGCCTGGTGACCGACACGACGCAATACGCGTTGCCGGAACAGAAGCTGGGCCAGATTCCCGGCTCCGGCGGTTCCGCCCGCCTGCAGAAGATGGTGGGCATCACGCGTACCAAGGACGTCGTGATGCGCTCGCGCCGCATTTCGGGCCAGCAGGCCTATGACTGGGGCATCGCCACGGAAATCGTGCCCAACGGCGAACTGGAAGCGGCGACTGACCGGCTGGTCGCTGAACTGGTGGGCTTCTCGCCGCTGGCCCAGCGCACCGCCAAGAAGCTGCTGAGCGACACCGAGGACGCCTCGCTGTCCGCGTCCATCGAACTGGAAGGGCATTGCTATAGCCGCTTGCGCAGCAGCGACGATTTCCGCGAAGGGGTCGAAGCCTTCCACGGCAAGCGCGCGCCTACCTTCCGCGGCAGCTGA
- a CDS encoding LysR family transcriptional regulator, whose translation MELFVEVARAKSFSRAALVLGIPKSTLSRQVAELERSLGVQLLSRTTRKVELTDAGSRYFERCQHIVAEAQIADQEIQGLASTPAGPLRVNMPVDFGTDFLAESLMAFSRRYPDVTFHLDMAAPEHAGKVFLSCDVAIEIGERQSATHIARLLGSISVYLYASPEYLASRGVPRQPDDLTIHECMEFRATLGARVTPWPLHRNGERIEFHPGKRFSLNSASMLRRLATLGAGIAVLSDVSASQEVAAGRLQRVLPDWEVGPFPVYAVTETRLLPVKTRIFVEFLTERLQHEWSRQGKGSAAPLPAIGAETD comes from the coding sequence ATGGAGCTCTTCGTCGAAGTCGCGCGCGCGAAGAGCTTCAGCCGCGCCGCCCTGGTCCTCGGCATCCCCAAGTCCACCCTGTCCCGCCAGGTGGCGGAACTGGAGCGGTCGCTGGGCGTGCAATTGCTCAGCCGCACTACCCGCAAGGTCGAATTGACCGACGCGGGATCGCGCTACTTCGAACGCTGCCAGCACATCGTTGCCGAAGCGCAGATCGCCGACCAGGAAATCCAGGGCCTGGCCAGTACGCCGGCCGGGCCGCTGCGCGTCAACATGCCGGTGGACTTCGGCACCGACTTCCTGGCCGAATCGCTGATGGCATTCTCGCGCCGCTACCCCGACGTCACCTTCCACCTGGACATGGCGGCCCCCGAACACGCGGGCAAGGTCTTCCTGTCCTGCGACGTCGCCATCGAGATCGGCGAACGGCAATCGGCCACCCATATCGCTCGGCTGCTCGGCTCGATATCGGTCTACCTGTACGCCTCGCCGGAATACCTGGCCAGCCGCGGCGTGCCGAGGCAGCCCGACGATCTGACGATACATGAGTGCATGGAGTTCCGCGCGACCTTGGGCGCGCGGGTGACGCCGTGGCCGCTGCACAGGAACGGCGAACGTATCGAATTCCATCCGGGAAAGCGCTTCTCGCTGAACAGCGCCAGCATGCTACGGCGGCTGGCGACGCTGGGCGCGGGCATCGCGGTGCTGAGCGACGTCAGCGCGTCCCAGGAAGTGGCGGCCGGCCGGCTGCAGCGCGTGCTGCCGGACTGGGAGGTGGGGCCCTTTCCCGTATACGCGGTGACGGAAACCCGCTTGCTGCCCGTCAAGACCCGCATATTCGTCGAGTTCCTGACCGAGCGGCTGCAGCACGAGTGGTCACGCCAGGGTAAGGGTAGCGCAGCGCCCTTGCCTGCCATCGGGGCTGAAACCGACTGA
- the mdeB gene encoding alpha-ketoglutarate dehydrogenase gives MAQWAQTAEGGAAGGARIPQDSDPVETAEWRDALAALVAAEGPDRAAFVLEQLLAHAARLGVRGHGPVASAYLNTIPADQEPPFPGDLRIEERIASINRWNALAMVVRANQAHGELGGHIASYASAADLFEVGFNHFWRAPTDGHGGDLVYMQPHSAPGVYARAFLEGFLGEPDLAHFRREITAAEHGLRGLSSYPHPWLMPDFWQFPTGSMGIGPINAIYQARFMRYLEHRGLAAPSDRKVWGIFGDGEMDEPESVAALTLAARERLDNLVFVVNCNLQRLDGPVRGNGRIIDELETLYAGAGWNVIKLLWGADWDPLLARDATGALARAFSHTVDGQFQTFAAKDGAYNRRHFFDRDPALAALVADWSDEAIDRLRRGGHDIAKIHAAYHRAVRHAGQPTVILAQTKKGYGMGEAGQGRMTTHQQKKLDVEALLAFRDRFALPISDADCAALSFYRPDPESAEMRYLRARRAELGGCVPRRRSAAPSLPAPPAEAWAAFALAPRGKEMSSTMAIVRMLTALLKDADIGPRIVPIVADEARTFGMANLFRQIGIYSSQGQLYEPEDIGSVLHYREAHDGQILEEGITEAGALSSWIAAGTSYSVNGLPMLPFYIYYSMFGFQRVGDLIWAAADQRTRGFLVGATSGRTTLGGEGLQHQDGSSHIVAATIPNCRAYDPAFAYEVAVIVEAGLQRMLREQRDEFYYLTVTNENLPQPDMPDGADVRVGILRGMYRLRPADGEPAIRLLAAGAIVAEAVIAAQRLRDDHGIAAEVWSVTSFSELARDARTVERARLLGQDTAPSWIESQWRASPLPTLAASDYVRNVPEQIRPWVGAPYRTLGTDGFGRSDTRARLRDFFEVGADWQVLGALALLGRDDDAAAVRDRLAGGRASDYRLVPPWEH, from the coding sequence ATGGCGCAATGGGCGCAAACCGCGGAAGGCGGCGCCGCTGGCGGCGCCCGCATTCCGCAGGACAGCGATCCCGTGGAAACGGCCGAATGGCGCGACGCGCTGGCCGCGCTGGTCGCGGCGGAAGGCCCCGATCGCGCCGCCTTCGTGCTCGAACAGCTGCTGGCGCACGCCGCCCGGCTGGGCGTGCGGGGCCACGGGCCGGTGGCCTCCGCATACCTGAACACCATCCCCGCGGACCAGGAACCGCCGTTCCCCGGCGACCTGCGCATCGAAGAGCGCATCGCCTCCATCAACCGCTGGAACGCGCTGGCCATGGTGGTACGCGCCAACCAGGCGCATGGGGAACTGGGCGGGCACATCGCCAGCTATGCGTCGGCCGCGGATCTGTTCGAGGTGGGCTTCAACCATTTCTGGCGAGCCCCCACGGACGGCCACGGCGGCGACCTGGTGTACATGCAGCCGCATTCCGCACCCGGCGTCTATGCGCGCGCGTTCCTGGAAGGCTTCCTGGGCGAGCCGGACCTGGCACACTTCCGCCGCGAGATCACGGCGGCCGAACATGGGCTGCGCGGACTGTCTTCCTATCCGCATCCCTGGCTGATGCCGGACTTCTGGCAGTTTCCCACCGGGTCCATGGGCATCGGTCCCATCAACGCCATCTACCAGGCGCGCTTCATGCGCTACCTGGAGCACCGCGGGCTGGCCGCGCCTTCGGACCGCAAGGTCTGGGGCATCTTCGGCGACGGCGAGATGGACGAGCCCGAATCGGTCGCCGCGCTGACCCTGGCCGCGCGCGAACGCCTGGACAATCTGGTGTTCGTCGTCAACTGCAACCTGCAGCGCCTGGACGGACCCGTGCGCGGCAACGGACGCATCATCGACGAACTGGAAACGCTGTATGCCGGCGCCGGCTGGAACGTCATCAAGCTGCTCTGGGGCGCCGACTGGGATCCGCTGCTGGCCCGTGACGCCACGGGGGCGCTGGCGCGCGCGTTTTCCCATACCGTGGACGGCCAGTTCCAGACCTTTGCCGCCAAGGATGGCGCCTACAACCGCCGCCACTTCTTCGACCGCGATCCCGCGCTGGCGGCCCTGGTCGCGGATTGGTCGGACGAGGCCATCGACAGGCTGCGCCGCGGCGGCCATGACATCGCCAAGATCCACGCCGCCTATCACCGCGCGGTCCGGCATGCCGGACAGCCGACGGTGATCCTGGCGCAGACCAAGAAGGGCTACGGCATGGGCGAGGCGGGGCAGGGCAGGATGACCACGCACCAGCAAAAGAAGCTGGACGTGGAAGCGCTGCTGGCCTTTCGGGACCGCTTCGCCTTGCCGATCAGCGACGCCGATTGCGCGGCGCTGTCCTTCTATCGCCCCGACCCGGAAAGCGCCGAGATGCGTTACCTGCGCGCGCGCCGCGCCGAGCTGGGCGGCTGCGTGCCGCGCCGCCGTTCGGCCGCGCCGTCGCTGCCCGCGCCGCCGGCCGAGGCCTGGGCCGCCTTCGCGCTGGCGCCGCGCGGCAAGGAAATGTCCAGCACGATGGCCATCGTGCGCATGCTGACGGCCTTGCTGAAGGACGCCGATATCGGTCCGCGCATCGTGCCCATCGTAGCCGACGAGGCACGCACCTTCGGCATGGCCAACCTGTTCCGGCAGATCGGGATCTATTCCTCGCAGGGCCAGCTCTACGAACCCGAGGACATCGGCTCGGTGCTGCATTACCGCGAGGCGCACGACGGCCAGATCCTGGAGGAAGGCATCACCGAGGCCGGCGCGCTGTCGTCGTGGATCGCGGCGGGTACGAGCTATTCGGTCAACGGCCTGCCCATGCTGCCGTTCTACATCTACTACTCGATGTTCGGGTTCCAGCGTGTCGGCGACCTGATCTGGGCGGCGGCGGACCAGCGTACGCGCGGCTTCCTGGTCGGCGCCACGTCGGGCCGCACCACGCTGGGCGGCGAAGGCCTGCAGCATCAGGACGGCAGCAGCCATATCGTGGCGGCGACCATCCCGAACTGCCGCGCCTACGATCCCGCCTTCGCCTACGAGGTCGCGGTGATCGTCGAAGCCGGCCTGCAGCGCATGCTGCGCGAACAGCGCGACGAGTTCTACTACCTGACCGTGACCAACGAAAACCTGCCGCAGCCGGACATGCCGGACGGCGCCGACGTGCGCGTGGGCATCCTGCGTGGCATGTACCGCCTGCGGCCGGCCGATGGCGAGCCGGCCATCCGCCTGCTTGCCGCGGGCGCCATCGTGGCCGAAGCGGTGATCGCCGCCCAACGCCTGCGCGACGACCATGGCATCGCGGCCGAGGTCTGGAGCGTGACGAGCTTTTCCGAACTGGCGCGCGACGCCCGCACGGTGGAGCGTGCGCGCCTGCTGGGCCAGGACACGGCCCCGTCCTGGATCGAGTCGCAATGGCGGGCCTCGCCGCTGCCGACGCTGGCCGCCAGCGATTACGTGCGGAATGTCCCGGAACAGATACGCCCATGGGTCGGCGCCCCTTACCGCACGCTGGGCACCGACGGTTTCGGCCGCAGCGATACGCGGGCCCGCCTGCGCGACTTCTTCGAAGTCGGCGCCGACTGGCAGGTATTGGGCGCGCTGGCGCTGCTGGGGCGCGACGATGACGCGGCGGCCGTGCGCGATCGCCTTGCTGGCGGGCGCGCCAGCGACTACCGCCTGGTGCCGCCTTGGGAACATTAA
- a CDS encoding UbiD family decarboxylase, with amino-acid sequence MSTSASSIPASGAPFKDLRHWLAHLANTGRMAVIREGVPLEHRLAAIAKRLDGKQAAYFPKPDGHAVPVVSGFMARRAWIAEAIGVPESQLLRRFRDAAEHPVPWQEIPQDQAPCQQVVHRERAVRDILPIPTHSEHDNGPYITAGLVIARNPATGAQNVSIHRIQVHAPTRMAILILPRHLWAFYKEAEARKQPLEVAVAIGVDPLTMLASQAIAPLDSDEMEIAGALHGAPLRVVKCRTNDVRVPADCEIVIEGRIMPGDLELEGPFGEFPKYYSAREQREVISVDAITHRRDPIYHTIVPAEMEHLLLGSIPREATLLAHLQRSFPNVLDVHLAIGGVGRYHLYVKLRKTHEGQPKNVICAAFGAHYDIKQVIVVDDDVEVHDPQQVEWAVATRFQADRDLVVIPGAQGSVLDPSTTVGWNPADGETAPAHLQGISAKMGLDATRPVVYHEHVFTKVRVPGEDDVDLAVEIDTAARVDFAADGARQ; translated from the coding sequence ATGAGCACCAGCGCATCTTCCATTCCGGCATCCGGCGCGCCCTTCAAGGACCTGCGCCACTGGCTGGCCCACCTTGCGAACACCGGCCGCATGGCGGTCATACGCGAAGGCGTGCCGCTCGAGCACCGCCTGGCGGCGATCGCCAAACGCCTGGACGGCAAGCAGGCGGCTTATTTTCCCAAGCCGGACGGGCATGCGGTGCCCGTGGTATCGGGATTCATGGCCCGCCGCGCCTGGATCGCCGAAGCCATCGGCGTACCCGAATCCCAGTTGCTGCGGCGCTTCCGCGACGCGGCCGAACATCCGGTGCCGTGGCAGGAAATCCCGCAGGACCAGGCGCCGTGCCAGCAGGTCGTGCACCGCGAACGCGCCGTCCGCGACATCCTGCCCATTCCCACGCACAGCGAACACGACAACGGTCCCTACATCACCGCCGGCCTGGTCATCGCGCGCAATCCCGCGACTGGCGCGCAGAACGTGTCGATACACCGCATCCAGGTACACGCGCCGACGCGCATGGCGATCCTGATCCTGCCGCGCCATCTGTGGGCGTTCTACAAGGAAGCGGAAGCACGCAAGCAGCCGCTGGAAGTGGCCGTGGCCATCGGCGTCGATCCCCTGACCATGCTCGCTTCGCAGGCCATCGCGCCGCTGGACAGCGATGAAATGGAGATCGCCGGCGCCCTGCACGGCGCGCCGCTGCGGGTGGTCAAGTGCCGGACCAACGACGTACGCGTGCCGGCCGACTGCGAGATCGTCATCGAAGGCCGCATCATGCCGGGCGATCTGGAGCTCGAAGGGCCATTCGGCGAGTTTCCCAAGTACTACAGCGCGCGCGAGCAGCGCGAGGTCATCTCGGTGGACGCCATCACGCACCGCCGCGATCCCATCTACCACACCATCGTGCCGGCGGAGATGGAGCATCTGCTGCTGGGATCGATCCCGCGCGAGGCGACGCTGCTGGCGCATCTGCAGCGCAGCTTTCCCAATGTCCTGGACGTGCACCTTGCGATAGGCGGAGTGGGGCGCTATCACCTTTACGTGAAGCTGCGCAAAACGCATGAGGGCCAGCCCAAGAACGTGATCTGCGCCGCCTTCGGCGCCCACTACGACATCAAGCAGGTCATCGTCGTGGACGACGACGTGGAAGTGCACGATCCGCAGCAGGTGGAATGGGCGGTTGCCACACGCTTCCAGGCCGACCGCGACCTGGTGGTGATACCCGGCGCGCAGGGCTCCGTGCTGGATCCTTCCACCACGGTCGGCTGGAACCCCGCCGATGGCGAGACGGCGCCGGCCCACCTGCAGGGCATCAGCGCCAAGATGGGCCTGGACGCCACCCGGCCGGTGGTCTATCACGAGCACGTGTTCACCAAGGTGCGCGTGCCGGGCGAGGACGACGTGGACCTGGCCGTGGAAATCGATACGGCCGCGCGCGTGGATTTCGCCGCGGATGGTGCACGGCAATGA
- a CDS encoding UbiX family flavin prenyltransferase — MTRRLIVAITGASGAVYGVRLLQVLKAMPGWETHLVMSASGALTAAQELDMRRGDIEALADVVHSVKNIGAAVSSGSFRTAGMVVAPCSMKTLASVAHGLADNLVSRAADVVLKERRRLVLMVRETPLNLAHLQNMTAVTQMGGIILPPVPAFYARPTSIDDMVDHTVGRVLDLFDIEPAGLVRRWEGLRPSRDASDAADTAL; from the coding sequence ATGACGCGACGGCTGATCGTCGCGATCACGGGCGCCAGCGGCGCCGTGTATGGCGTGCGCCTGCTGCAGGTGCTCAAGGCCATGCCCGGCTGGGAGACGCATCTGGTGATGTCGGCCTCCGGCGCGCTGACTGCGGCGCAGGAACTGGATATGCGCCGCGGCGACATCGAAGCCCTGGCCGACGTCGTGCACAGCGTCAAGAACATCGGCGCGGCGGTTTCCAGCGGATCCTTCCGTACCGCCGGCATGGTGGTCGCGCCATGCTCCATGAAGACGCTGGCCAGCGTCGCCCACGGGCTGGCCGACAACCTGGTCAGCCGCGCGGCCGACGTCGTGCTGAAGGAGCGCCGCCGGCTGGTGCTCATGGTGCGCGAAACGCCGCTGAACCTGGCCCACTTGCAGAACATGACCGCGGTGACGCAAATGGGCGGCATCATCCTGCCGCCCGTGCCCGCTTTCTACGCGCGGCCCACGTCGATCGACGACATGGTCGATCATACGGTGGGCCGCGTGCTGGACCTCTTCGACATCGAACCCGCCGGCCTGGTGCGGCGCTGGGAAGGATTGCGTCCTTCCCGCGACGCCAGCGATGCCGCGGATACCGCCCTTTGA
- a CDS encoding thiamine pyrophosphate-binding protein translates to MTPKQPASRTGGQILIDALRIHGVDTAFCVPGESFLAAIDAFHDARDAIRLVVCRQEGGAAHMAEAHGKLTGKPGICFVTRGPGATNASIGVHTARQDSTPLILFIGQVARDCMGREAWQEIDYRHMYGHIAKWVDQIDCAARIPEYINRAFHVATSGRPGPVVLALPEDMLAESAVVADSPPFQRAQASPSADAMQEMAARLAQARRPLAILGGGGWTRAASDDLAAFATAFDLPVACAFRRQDLLDNQHSHYVGEAGLGMDPRLAQRIRDADLILAIGARLGETTTNGYTLLNVPRPAQSLIHVHADPEELGHVYHADLIMNAAMPAFAAAAAALPAPAAPAPWRAWTQAARADYLDNLQPGPMPGPVDMGRVMVHLREQLPPDTIVSNGAGNYTLWVQRFYQYRGIRTQLAPTSGTMGYGMPAAVAAKLTHPDRTVVCFAGDGCFLMNGQELATAVQYGLNILVIVVNNGMYGSIRMHQERHYPGRVCATELRNPDFARMAQAYGAYGEVVERTEDFPAALARARSAGTPALLELRVSQDALSPRLTISGLRGAAAG, encoded by the coding sequence ATGACCCCCAAGCAGCCCGCATCCCGCACTGGCGGCCAGATCCTGATAGATGCGCTGCGCATCCACGGCGTGGACACCGCCTTCTGCGTACCCGGCGAGAGCTTCCTGGCGGCCATCGACGCCTTCCACGATGCGCGTGACGCCATCCGCCTGGTGGTGTGCCGGCAGGAGGGCGGCGCGGCCCATATGGCCGAGGCGCACGGCAAGCTGACCGGCAAGCCCGGCATCTGCTTCGTGACCCGCGGCCCGGGCGCCACCAATGCCAGCATCGGCGTGCACACCGCGCGGCAGGACTCCACCCCGCTGATCCTGTTCATCGGCCAGGTCGCCCGCGACTGCATGGGCCGCGAAGCATGGCAGGAAATCGACTATCGCCACATGTACGGCCACATTGCCAAGTGGGTGGACCAGATCGATTGCGCGGCGCGCATACCGGAATACATCAACCGCGCCTTCCACGTCGCAACATCGGGGCGCCCGGGTCCGGTGGTGCTGGCATTGCCCGAGGACATGCTGGCCGAAAGCGCCGTCGTCGCCGACAGCCCGCCTTTCCAACGCGCCCAGGCCAGTCCGTCCGCCGATGCCATGCAGGAGATGGCGGCCCGGCTGGCGCAAGCGCGCCGTCCGCTGGCGATCCTGGGCGGAGGGGGCTGGACGCGCGCTGCCAGCGACGACCTGGCGGCCTTCGCCACGGCCTTCGACCTGCCGGTGGCGTGCGCCTTCCGCCGCCAGGACCTGCTGGACAACCAGCATTCCCACTACGTCGGCGAAGCGGGCCTGGGCATGGACCCGCGCCTGGCGCAGCGGATCAGGGACGCGGACCTGATCCTGGCCATCGGCGCGCGCCTGGGCGAGACCACCACCAACGGCTACACCTTGCTCAACGTGCCGCGCCCCGCGCAAAGCCTGATCCACGTTCATGCGGATCCGGAAGAGCTGGGCCACGTCTACCATGCGGATCTCATCATGAACGCCGCGATGCCGGCCTTCGCCGCGGCCGCCGCGGCCTTGCCAGCGCCGGCGGCGCCCGCCCCGTGGCGGGCGTGGACGCAGGCCGCGCGCGCCGATTACCTGGACAATCTGCAACCCGGCCCGATGCCCGGTCCCGTCGATATGGGCCGCGTCATGGTCCACCTGCGCGAGCAACTGCCGCCCGACACGATCGTCAGCAATGGCGCCGGCAATTACACCCTGTGGGTGCAGCGCTTCTACCAGTACCGGGGCATCCGCACGCAGCTGGCGCCCACCAGTGGCACCATGGGCTACGGCATGCCGGCGGCGGTGGCGGCCAAGTTGACCCACCCCGATCGCACCGTGGTGTGCTTTGCCGGCGACGGGTGCTTCCTGATGAACGGGCAGGAGCTGGCCACCGCCGTGCAGTATGGCTTGAACATCCTGGTGATCGTCGTCAACAACGGCATGTACGGCAGCATCCGCATGCACCAGGAACGCCACTATCCGGGCAGGGTGTGCGCCACCGAGCTGCGCAATCCCGACTTCGCCCGGATGGCGCAAGCCTATGGCGCATATGGCGAGGTGGTCGAGCGCACGGAAGATTTCCCCGCCGCGCTGGCGCGCGCGCGCTCGGCCGGCACGCCCGCCTTGCTGGAGCTGCGCGTCAGCCAGGACGCGCTATCCCCGCGCCTGACCATTTCCGGCCTGCGCGGCGCGGCCGCCGGCTGA
- a CDS encoding Lrp/AsnC family transcriptional regulator, whose product MPTPILDAIDRRILEVLQTDASITNVELARRVHLSPSPCLARVKALETAGVIRGYVALADPLALGLSLNVFIQVSLEKQIESELERFQQAMAAYPEVMECYLMTGDADYLLRVVVPDMRGLERFIVSDLSRIPGVKNIRSGFALKQVKYQTALPLPQ is encoded by the coding sequence ATGCCGACACCCATCCTGGATGCCATCGATCGACGCATACTGGAGGTCCTGCAGACCGACGCCAGCATCACCAATGTGGAACTGGCGCGACGCGTCCATCTGTCGCCGTCCCCCTGCCTGGCGCGGGTCAAGGCGCTGGAAACGGCCGGCGTGATCCGCGGCTACGTGGCGCTGGCCGACCCGCTGGCGCTGGGCTTGAGCCTGAACGTGTTCATCCAGGTCAGCCTGGAGAAGCAGATCGAATCGGAACTGGAGCGATTCCAGCAGGCGATGGCTGCCTACCCCGAAGTCATGGAGTGCTATCTGATGACGGGCGACGCCGACTACCTGTTGCGCGTGGTGGTGCCGGACATGCGCGGGCTGGAACGCTTCATCGTCAGCGACCTGTCGCGCATACCGGGCGTGAAGAACATCCGTTCGGGCTTCGCGCTCAAGCAGGTGAAGTACCAGACCGCTTTGCCCTTGCCGCAATGA
- a CDS encoding alpha-hydroxy acid oxidase codes for MPVESALSIADLADAARRRLPPSIYGYVSGASEDHASLRANRQAYDCWRFLPRPLVDVSARSQAVELFGVRYGSPFGISPMGVVSLCGYDGDVALARAARDAQVPFVLSAASTTPLERVAAANPDMWYQGYLPANREVIGPLLQRLERARVPVLVVTVDVPIASTRENELRNGFSIPLRLSPRLLWGGAIRPHWALRTFARTLLRQGIPHFENFTAERGGPIVTAARGDHRAGRAAMTWQEIAWIRERWKGRLLVKGVLRAQDAATARAIGLDGIFVSNHGGRQLDGSVASLDALPAIAAAAPGLTLILDGGIRRGTDVLKALALGAHAAFVGRPALYGLAAGGQRGAAHALALLRREIDVDLALLGCPDVAGLGPDFLCRADAPAAAPARFHGTPIEETT; via the coding sequence ATGCCCGTGGAATCGGCCCTGTCCATCGCCGACCTGGCGGACGCCGCCCGGCGCCGCCTGCCGCCCAGCATCTATGGCTACGTCAGCGGCGCGAGCGAGGATCACGCCTCGCTGCGCGCCAATCGCCAGGCCTACGATTGCTGGCGTTTCCTGCCGCGGCCGCTGGTGGATGTGTCGGCGCGATCGCAGGCGGTCGAGCTGTTCGGCGTGCGTTATGGGTCGCCGTTCGGCATCAGCCCGATGGGCGTCGTCAGCCTGTGCGGCTATGACGGCGACGTGGCGCTGGCGCGGGCGGCGCGCGACGCGCAGGTGCCCTTCGTGCTCAGCGCGGCGTCGACGACGCCGCTGGAACGTGTCGCCGCCGCCAATCCGGACATGTGGTACCAGGGTTACCTGCCCGCGAATCGCGAGGTCATCGGGCCCCTGCTGCAAAGGCTGGAACGGGCGCGTGTACCGGTGCTGGTGGTGACCGTGGACGTGCCCATCGCGTCCACCCGGGAAAACGAACTGCGCAACGGTTTCAGCATTCCGTTGCGGCTCAGCCCGCGCCTGTTGTGGGGCGGGGCGATCCGCCCGCATTGGGCACTGCGGACCTTCGCGCGCACCTTGTTGCGTCAGGGCATTCCGCATTTCGAGAACTTCACCGCCGAACGGGGCGGGCCCATCGTCACGGCGGCGCGCGGCGACCATCGGGCGGGACGTGCCGCCATGACCTGGCAGGAAATCGCCTGGATACGCGAACGCTGGAAGGGCCGTCTGCTGGTCAAGGGCGTGCTGCGCGCGCAGGACGCGGCGACCGCGCGCGCCATCGGCCTGGACGGCATTTTCGTATCGAACCACGGCGGGCGGCAGTTGGACGGCAGCGTCGCGTCGCTGGACGCGCTGCCCGCCATTGCCGCCGCCGCGCCCGGGCTGACGTTGATCCTGGACGGCGGCATCCGCCGCGGCACCGACGTGCTCAAGGCGCTGGCGCTGGGCGCGCATGCGGCCTTCGTCGGCCGGCCGGCCCTGTACGGATTGGCCGCCGGCGGGCAGCGCGGCGCCGCGCATGCCCTGGCGTTGTTGCGGCGCGAGATCGACGTCGACCTGGCCTTGCTGGGCTGCCCCGACGTGGCGGGCCTGGGGCCGGACTTTCTTTGCCGCGCGGATGCGCCGGCGGCCGCCCCCGCGCGATTCCACGGAACACCGATAGAGGAGACAACATGA